The Mytilus galloprovincialis chromosome 2, xbMytGall1.hap1.1, whole genome shotgun sequence genome has a window encoding:
- the LOC143065290 gene encoding uncharacterized protein LOC143065290 isoform X3 — protein sequence MSDSMKIEVPPKKRRALKRVMKKDKAKTFKQKRNLNTSLSSLSKSFNRSVTSRVIKQTLQSNNRQLAMTLEKTRKDLRMASNVIMDQKREIIGLQTQVTTYKHLAGLKPDEIENEVQIRMEKYISELKNHLGKMGQQLFDATASLGEAMDLCMNVSRRSTGSCRSSSMCLISDDDGDFHREQIVRAPLHQTKVLMTDSPTRSLPQRVARLDMSIITEQSMLIDDVLQPDEMMELPVEEGIEEEVLEEEKQNTIETVDNEDIHAKTRSKKRKQKNTEKESHKFEEVNLSENIDGQKKEINNIKLADKQTNIESTDQQTQDKSSEHEGKKKKQHLSGNPTESTHILEKVKDDQSKKVSKKKEKNTTKNNEQPSKKERRGTFVLPDPECSTNTTDKLDHDGSTKYTDDPNTKCPKETVILPDKVELEDKKLTKQDKNRRGTFVVPSGTLQNSTKSKDRRETFVVSENTQDVVTSRSQENILMKKEALPPKSSKSDTSVNSKEDKRKTFLVPSSKDAFLLPVAMKKTTPDNLGDTDVTEYFNSDMDFTEIIDNSKGIILETSDTKADNQKMVKSSKNSDKKGKSTAQVDKMVKNDINKKGKNQEVVNDNLKDNSKIEDKKTEGHQSAVEFRLPKPGKIVFAASRKMFDGTRERVPTKLPQRSRSKTKIKLTKHETDDSNVKSMFDFHERTPTVLKHASSVYDMSMDVSVHGEKESYGTFRDKVNNQTTDSQINDHKIQSFHTNDVKLQSDQTDNLELKSDQNKKSVAGEKKMISKESNGKGEVIYNLPLKGCSPDIPKKTSRSRSKSKGSAQERERSESRGRSRSRGKRITVVNQDVDEGQSDSNGDAQKRKSREKASENEDIDVEISVNLESPVGSFHKKKNDEDSIEDDLPTKSRSRSRGRPKKMKDEMEENTKQATTRSKSRGRSKARKTENEACNIDHVIESQTKEKKRSRSRGRSRTRKNDESKEQDLGEPEFIPSKTITRSKSRGRLRSEALSEVIGNWESDSEETVSQEPDILSNADIPGPNKVSANSNEHDEEKLKNSRSNIQKSRSVGSELKKSQETDKAESNYQTGCSKSFISTTTDLSDEDDFQTSKILKKKSRTKPKSNKGEDHPLDKLFKNTRKKSFPDNSFSCENVENQDIVETVHAICETPLKPRDEIIKDNSGNEEEILIDESPVKIDLMCVTKRSRSRSHKLDRNQDFDLKEQEHVPDKSLEQEHVPDKCLEPVTGTQISSKTLNIDNELKKEHKALDIVLKEGKGKRRHDSSSEVRSEKKKKARKEDKENTGTGTSSSLSLLKKRLASLGPKMKPENMESPIKGANIDKLEPKNVPSRALVMKKPDENISPNVLLNEESKNNRSFDEDGVTTPNAENVLEEPRSRRRAANVCYKEKPLHAKLRREDVLAGKKLIG from the exons ATGTCAGATTCCATGAAGATTGAGGTTCCACCAAAGAAAAGAAGAGCATTAAAGAGAGTTATGAAAAAAGATAAAGCTAAGACTTTCAAACAGAAAAGAAACTTGAATACATCACTGTCTTCACTCTCCAAAAGTTTCAATAGAAGTG TAACCAGTCGAGTTATCAAACAAACACTGCAGTCAAACAATAGACAGTTAGCCATGACTTTAGAGAAAACCAGAAAGGATCTCAGAATGGCCAGTAATGTTATAATGGAccaaaaaagggagataattggtCTACAGACACAAGTTACTACATACAAACACCTAGCTGGACTTAAACCAGATGAAATAGAGAATGAAGTTCAGATAAGAATGGAG AAATATATATCTGAGTTAAAGAACCATCTTGGTAAGATGGGACAACAGTTGTTTGATGCTACTGCAAGTCTTGGAGAAGCTATGGATTTGTGTATGAATGTATCTCGAAGGTCAACAGGGTCATGTAGATCTTCATCAATGTGTTTGATCTCTGATGATGATGGAGACTTTCATCGTGAACAAATTGTAAG GGCCCCATTACATCAAACTAAGGTATTAATGACTGACTCACCTACACGATCACTGCCACAGAGAGTGGCACGATTAGACATGAGTATCATTACAGAACAGTCTATGTTGATTGATGATGTCTTACAGCCTGATGAAATGATGGAATTACCTGTAGAGGAAG GTATAGAGGAAGAAGTTTTAGaggaagaaaaacaaaacacaattgaAACGGTAGATAATGAGGATATACATGCTAAAACAAGAAGTAAAAAGAGAAAGCAGAAAAATACTGAGAAAGAGAGCCATAAATTTGAGGAGGTTAATTTGTCAGAGAATATAGATGGTcagaaaaaggaaataaataacataaaactggcagataaacaaacaaacatagaAAGTACTGATCAGCAAACACAGGATAAAAGTTCTGAACATGAAGGGAAAAAGAAAAAGCAACATCTATCTGGAAATCCAACTGAGTCAACTCATATATTAGAGAAAGTGAAAGATGATCAatctaaaaaggtttcaaaaaagaaagaaaaaaacacaaccaAGAATAATGAACAACCAAGTAAAAAAGAACGAAGAGGAACATTTGTATTGCCAGATCCTGAGTGTAGTACAAACACAACTGATAAATTAGATCATGATGGTAGTACAAAATATACTGATGATCCAAATACAAAATGTCCAAAAGAAACTGTTATTCTTCCTGACAAAGTAGAATTAGAAGACAAGAAACTTACAAAACAAGACAAAAACAGAAGAGGAACATTTGTAGTACCTTCTGGTACCTTGCAGAACTCCACCAAGTCAAAGGATAGAAGAGAAACTTTTGTTGTGTCAGAAAATACTCAAGACGTTGTTACTTCAAGGTCACaggaaaatattttaatgaaaaaggaAGCGTTGCCCCCAAAATCCTCAAAATCTGATACTTCCGTGAACTCGAAGGAAGACAAAAGGAAGACATTTTTGGTTCCATCATCTAAAGACGCATTTTTACTACCAGTTGCTATGAAAAAAACAACACCTGATAATCTTGGTGATACAGATGTTACAGAGTATTTTAATAGTGATATGGATTTTACTGAAATCATTGATAATTCTAAAGGAATTATTCTCGAAACATCTGATACAAAAGCAGATAATCAGAAAATGGTCAAATCTTCTAAAAATTCAGATAAAAAAGGCAAATCTACTGCTCAAGTTGACAAAATGGTTAAGAATGATATCAATAAAAAAGGAAAGAATCAGGAGGTTGTCAATGACAACTTGAAAGATAATAGTAAAATAGAAGATAAAAAGACTGAAGGACATCAATCAGCTGTTGAATTCAGACTTCCAAAACCAGGAAAAATTGTATTTGCAGCGTCGAGAAAAATGTTCGATGGAACTAGAGAACGTGTACCAACCAAGCTACCACAAAGATCACGTTCTAAAACCAAAATCAAGCTTACTAAACATGAAACTGATGATAGTAACGTTAAGTCCATGTTTGATTTCCATGAGAGGACACCAACTGTCCTAAAACATGCATCTTCTGTATATGATATGTCTATGGACGTGTCTGTTCATGGAGAGAAGGAATCATATGGTACATTCAGGGACAAAGTAAACAATCAAACCACTGACAGCCAAATCAATGATCATAAaatacagtccttccatacaaaTGATGTCAAATTACAATCTGACCAAACAGATAATCTGGAATTAAAGTCTGACCAGAACAAAAAATCAGTTGCAGGAGAAAAAAAGATGATTAGCAAAGAGTCAAATGGAAAAGGTGAAGTTATTTATAATCTGCCTTTAAAGGGTTGTTCTCCAGACATCCCAAAGAAAACTTCAAGGTCAAGGTCTAAAAGTAAAGGCAGTGCACAAGAAAGGGAGAGAAGTGAGTCCAGAGGAAGGAGTAGATCTCGTGGTAAGAGAATCACAGTAGTGAATCAGGATGTTGATGAAGGACAGTCAGATTCAAATGGTGATGCTCAGAAAAGAAAGTCTAGAGAAAAGGCAAGTGAAAATGAAGATATTGATGTTGAAATCTCTGTAAATCTGGAGTCACCTGTAGGAAGTTttcacaaaaagaaaaatgatgaAGACAGTATTGAAGATGATTTGCCAACTAAATCAAGAAGTCGTTCCCGTGGTAGACCTAAGAAAATGAAAGATGAAATGGAAGAAAATACAAAACAGGCCACAACAAGGAGTAAATCACGTGGTAGGAGCAAGGCAAGGAAGACGGAAAATGAGGCGTGTAACATAGATCATGTGATAGAAAGTCaaacaaaggaaaaaaaaagaagtagATCTAGAGGAAGATCAAGGACACGGAAAAATGATGAGTCAAAGGAACAGGATTTAGGGGAACCTGAATTCATACCTTCTAAAACAATAACACGAAGTAAATCTAGAGGTAGATTAAGGTCAGAAGCCTTGTCGGAAGTTATTGGTAATTGGGAATCTGATAGCGAAGAAACTGTATCCCAGGAGCCAGATATACTGTCAAATGCTGATATTCCAGGTCCTAACAAAGTTTCAGCTAATtctaatgaacatgatgaagaaaaGTTAAAAAATTCAAGGTCAAATATTCAGAAATCAAGGTCAGTTGGATCAGAACTGAAAAAAAGCCAAGAAACTGACAAAGCAGAATCAAACTATCAAACAGGATGTTCAAAATCATTCATATCAACCACAACTGATCTTAGTGATGAGGATGACTTTCAAACTTCAAAAATACTAAAGAAAAAATCCAGGACAAAACCTAAATCAAATAAAGGGGAAGATCATCCTTTAgataaattattcaaaaacacAAGAAAAAAGAGTTTCCCTGACAACAGCTTTTCTTGTGAGAATGTAGAAAACCAAGACATTGTAGAAACTGTTCATGCAATTTGTGAAACCCCATTGAAACCTAGAGATGAAATTATCAAAGACAATAGTGGAAATGAAGAAGAAATCTTGATAGACGAATCCCCTGTGAAAATTGATTTAATGTGTGTTACAAAGAGGTCAAGATCTAGAAGTCATAAACTTGACAGAAATCAAGACTTTGACCTAAAGGAACAAGAGCATGTTCCTGATAAGAGCTTAGAACAGGAGCATGTTCCTGATAAGTGCTTAGAGCCGGTAACAGGCACACAAAtatcatcaaaaactttaaacattgataacgaattaaaaaaagaacacaaagcATTAGATATTGTCCTAAAGGAAGGAAAGGGGAAAAGGCGCCATGACTCTTCATCAGAAGTAAGATCAGAGAAAAAGAAAAAGGCAAGGAAAGAAGACAAAGAG AATACTGGCACTGGTACATCAAGCAGTTTGAGTTTATTGAAAAAGAGACTGGCATCACTTGGTCCTAAAATGAAACCTGAAAATATGGAGTCACCAATAAAAGGAGCTAATATTGACAAACTGGAGCCCAAAAATGTTCCTAGTCGAGCTCTTGTTATGAAGAAACCAGATGAGAATATAAGTCCTAATGTATTATTAAATGAGGAATCCAAGAACAATAGATCATTTGATGAAGATGGTGTTACTACTCCTAATGCAGA GAATGTACTGGAAGAACCAAGGTCAAGAAGAAGAGCTGCTAATGTTTGCTATAAAGAAAAGCCTTTACATGC GAAACTTAGAAGAGAAGATGTCTTGGCTGGCAAAAAATTGATTGG ATGA